A part of Corvus cornix cornix isolate S_Up_H32 chromosome Z, ASM73873v5, whole genome shotgun sequence genomic DNA contains:
- the PLGRKT gene encoding LOW QUALITY PROTEIN: plasminogen receptor (KT) (The sequence of the model RefSeq protein was modified relative to this genomic sequence to represent the inferred CDS: inserted 2 bases in 1 codon) — MIWESRYSMDRHGNVKLERQLVLQNLMRERQTAMLIAWTQEFLKYFGTFFDFXCYTLTTGAIKRKNPAVLLPILLLSFVFSYQYDMGYGTLLQRIKGEEESILDTQTTLLELPKGPLTYKDLEKIRISQSKFVIEK, encoded by the exons ATGATTTGGGAAAGCAGGTACTCTATGGATCGCCATGGAAATGTGAAG CTGGAAAGGCAACTAGTACTGCAGAACCTGATGAGAGAGAGACAAACAGCCATGCTGATTGCTTGGACACAGGAATTTCTCAAGTATTTTGGGACTTTTTTTGACTT CTGCTACACTTTAACAACTGG agcaataaaaaggaagaaCCCAGCAGTTTTACTGCCTATACTTCTCTTAAGCTTTGTATTTTCCTATCAATATGATATGGGCTATGGGACACTGTTGCAAAGGATCAAAG gtgaagAAGAGAGCATACTTGACACACAGACCACTTTGCTAGAATTGCCAAAAGGACCTCTCACTTATAAAGATTTGGAGAAAATTAGAATATCTCAGAGTAAATTCGTCATAGAAAAATAG